A segment of the Romboutsia sp. 13368 genome:
GAGCCTACTAAGGAAGAAACGGTAAAAATATTAGAGGGATTAAGAGAACGATATGAAACTCATCATAATGTAAAAATAACAGATGAGGCAATAAATGCAGCGGTAGATTTATCTATTAGATATATAACAGATAGATTCTTACCAGATAAAGCTATAGATTTAATTGATGAATCAGCATCTAGAATTAGACTTAGAGAAATAAACGTACAAAAAAGTATGTTGAAATCAAATAAAGATATATTAAGTAAAGAAATTAATGATGAATTAAATAAACATAGTAATAAAAATTATGACATAGAAAAATCTGAAACTGTAAATCAAGAAGTACAAACTATAAAGTCTACTAAAGAAAATAATTATATAGGGGTAGTGGATAAAGAGATAATATCTGAAGTTGTAGAGCTTTGGACAGGAGTACCTGTAAATAAAATAGTTGAAGAAGAAGCAGAAAGATTATTAAATTTAGAAGAAATCTTACATGATAGAGTTGTAGGTCAAGATCAAGCTGTAATATCTATATCTAGAGCTATAAGACGATCTAGAGCAGGACTTAAAGACCCCAAAAGACCTATAGGATCATTTTTATTCTTAGGGCCAACTGGAGTTGGAAAAACGGAGCTATGTAAGGCCTTAGCAGAAGTTCAATTTGGTGATGAAAATCAAATAATAAGATTAGATATGTCTGAGTATATGGAAAAACACGCTGTATCTAAATTAATAGGTTCACCTCCAGGTTATGTTGGATATAATGAAGGAGGACAGTTAACAGAAAAAGTAAGAAGAAATCCGTACTCTGTAATATTATTTGATGAAATAGAAAAAGCACATGATGATGTATTTAATATTTTACTACAAATATTAGATGATGGTAGACTTACAGACTCTAAAGGGCGTATGGTAGATTTTAAAAATACTATACTAATAATGACATCTAATGTTGGAGCTACTAAAATTAATAGGGGTAATAAAGTATTAGGATTTGGTGCAAATAAAGATAAAGATGAAGAAATAAAAAATCAATATGATAAGATGAAAGATAGTATAATGGGAGAGTTGAAGCAGAAATTTAAGCCAGAGTTTTTAAATAGAATAGACGATATAATAGTATTCCATCCATTAGAGGAATGTCATATATTTGAAATAGTAAAATTAATGACAAGAGACGTTATAGAAAGATTAAAGTCAATGAATATAAACCTAGAGATGAGTGAAGAGGCAGTAAAACTAATTGCTCAGGAAGGATTAGATTTAGAGTATGGAGCAAGACCTTTAAAAAGAGCAATTCAAAAAGAATTGGAAGATACTTTATCTGAAGCAATTCTAAAAGGTGTTGTAAAAAAAGGAAGTAACGTTGTTGCTGAAATTGAAGATAATAATATAGTATATAAATGTAAGGTATTATAAAAAATGAGGAGGAAACTCCTCATTTTAATTTTATAAAAATTTACATAATATACCACACATATGTTAAAATTATATATACAATAGTAAATTAAGGGTGATTTATAAATGGCAAAAATAAAAACAAAATATGTATGCCAAGAATGTGGCTATGAAACATCTAAATGGTTAGGTAGATGTCCAGAATGCTCAAAGTGGAATACATTAGAGGAAGAAGTAGAACAAAAAGGATCTAATAAAGAAGTATTTATTATAGATAAATCTTCTTCAAAACCGTTAAATATAAATTCAATAGAAACAAAAGAAGAAGAAAGATTTTCAACATGTATAAATGAGTTAGATAGAGTACTTGGAGGAGGAGTAGTAAAAGGATCACTAGTATTAGTTGGTGGAGATCCTGGAATAGGAAAATCAACACTATTAATTCAAGTATCAAGTAATGTTGCTAATTCAGGAAAAAGAGTATTATATATATCAGGGGAAGAATCAGAATCTCAGATAAAAATGAGAGCTCAAAGATTAGGAATTAACTCTGATAATTTATATATTTTTGCAGAAAATAATTTAAGCTTAATAGAAGCTCAGCTAGATAATGTAAAGCCTGATCTTATAATTCTTGATTCTATTCAAACCGTATATAGTCCAGAAATAACTTCAGCACCAGGAACGGTAAGCCAAATCAAAGAAGGAACTTCTAAATTTATGAAAATATCTAAAAAAATGGGTATATCAACCTTCATAGTTGGACATGTAACAAAAGAAGGATCTTTAGCTGGACCTAGATTATTAGAACATATGGTAGATACAGTATTATACTTCGAAGGTGAAAGATATAATACATATAGATTAGTTAGAGCTGTTAAAAATAGATTTGGTTCAACTAATGAGTTAGGTGTATTTGAAATGAGAGATTTAGGGCTAGTTGAGCTTGAAAATCCATCAAAAATACTTATATCAGAAAAGCCTAAGGATGTAGCAGGTTCAGTTATAATATCTACAGTAGAAGGAACTAGGCCAATGTTACTTGAAATGCAGGCTTTGGTATCTCCAACAAGTTATGGTATACCAAAAAGGACAGCAACAGGTGTTGATTTCAATAGAGTAGGTATGCTTTTGGCTGTCTTAGAAAAAAGAGTAGGACTTCAAATTCAAAATCAAGATGTATACCTTAATATAGTAGGAGGAATAAAAATAAATGAACCTTCAATAGATTTAGGTATAGTAATAGCTATAGCATCTAGTTTTAGAAATGTTCCTGTTGATGAAACAATAGCAGTAACAGGAGAAGTTGGACTTACAGGAGAAGTAAGGGCAGTAAGTTTCATAGAAAAAAGAATAGCAGAATGTAAAAAGCTTGGTTTTACTAAAATAGTTATACCTAGAAATAATTATGAAGTAGTAAAAGATACTAAAGGTATAGAAATTTGGCCTGTAGATAATTTAAGACAAGCAATAAATATAGTATTAGGGGGGAATAGATAATAATGGAGGATTTCCTAAGTAATAAAAATTTTATACATGCATTAAAAATGATATCTCCAGGAACTCCGTTAAGACAAGGGCTAGATAATATATTAAAAGCTAAAACAGGAGGACTTATAGTACTTGCAGCTAGTGAAGAAATAATGGAAGTAGTAGATGGAGGGTTTTGTATAAATGCAGACTACTCACCAGCATATATCTATGAGCTAGCTAAAATGGATGGAGCTATAGTTTTAAGTGGAGACATAAAGAAAATTCTTTTTGCAAATGCTCAACTTATGCCTGATTATTCTATACCAACATCAGAAACTGGGACTAGACATAGAACTGCAGAAAGAGTAGCAAAGCAAACGGGAGCAATAGTTATAGCTATATCTCAAAGAAGAAATATAATCACAGTATATAGAGGAGATAAAAAATATGCTTTAGAGGATATATCTAAAATACTTACTAAAGCTAATCAAGCATTACAAACTCTTGAAAAGTATAAGTCTGTACTAGATGAAGCGATAATTAATTTAAATGCATTAGAATTCAATGATTTAGTGACAATATATGATGTAGCTATAGTTATACAAAAGATAGAAATGGTAATGAGAATAACCAATATAATTGAAAAATATGTAATAGAGCTTGGTGAAGAAGGTACACTTGTAAAAATGCAGTTGGAAGAGTTAATGGGAACGACAAAAATGGACCAAAAGCTTATATTTAAAGATTATAGCAAAAAGAATGTAGAAATATCAGACTTTAAGAAAAAGATAAAAAATCTTTCATCAGAAGATTTACTGGATTTAACTAATATGGCTAAATTATTAGGACATAGTGGTTTTTCAGAAAATATGGATATGACTATAAAATCAAGAGGATATAGAATTCTTAGTAAGATACATAGATTACCATCAGCAATAATAGATAATTTAGTAAATTACTTCGACAATTTCCAGGAAATATTAAATGCATCAATAGAGGAATTAGATGATGTTGAAGGAATAGGTGAAATAAGAGCAACATATATTAAAAATGGACTTATAAAAATGAAACAATTAGTTTTATTAGATAGGCACATATAGATAGTAGTTACTACTTTGTGCTTGAATATATTAGGTATTATAGATTATAATAAGTAAATATTAATAACGAATCAGGGGGTGAAATTTTGATACAAAAAATTATAAGAGGCATGATAGGTATATTTGGATTTGTTTTAGGATTTACCGTATACTCATCATTAGCTAATACGTTTCCAGTACTTTTATTTGGAATAAGTAACAATGCAATACTAATATCAATAGTTGTAGGTCTAATTATAGGAGTTATATTCTATATAATAGGACCTTGGGTTATAGATAATTTTAAATATATAGCTAAACTTTTAGATAAAGAAATATCAAAATATCCTCAAACCGATATATTATTAGGTTCTATAGGTCTTATAATTGGTCTTGTTATAGCTTACTTAGTAGGTGGTTTAATAAACTCAATACCTATAGTAGGGGGAATTCTAACTTTTATTACATATGTATTTATGGGTTATTTAGGTATAAAAATAGCACTTAAAAGTAAGGATGATTTATTTAATATAAGTAAATTATCTAGATTAGCTCCATCAATGAAAGAAAAAAATTCAAAAAAAGAACAAAAGAGTATTCCACCAAAGGTGTTAGATACTAGTGTTATAATCGATGGTAGAATAGCAGATATATGTAGAACAGGATTTATAGAGGGTAAACTTATAATACCTAAATTTGTCCTTGATGAATTACAACATATAGCAGACTCTTCAGATGATTTAAAAAGAGTTAGGGGAAGAAGAGGTCTTGATATATTAAATATAATTCAAAAAGAAATCGATATAGAAGTTGAAATAAGTGAAGCTAAATTTGATGATATTCCTGAAGTTGACAGTAAATTATTAAAGTTAGCTCAAGTATTAGGCGGAAAAGTAGTTACAAACGACTACAACTTAAATAAAGTAGCTCAATTCCAAGGTGTAGAAGTATTAAACATAAATGAACTTGCAAATGCTATAAAACCAGTTGCAATACCTGGTGAAGAGATGGTTGTTCAAGTTGTTAAAGAAGGAAAAGAGCATAGTCAAGGTATAGCTTACTTAGATGATGGAACTATGATAGTTGTAGATGGAGGTAAAAAACATATGGGTGAAACTATAAAAGTATTAGTAACATCTGTACTACAAACTCCAGCAGGAAGAATGATATTTGGAAAACCAAAAAACTAATAGATTTTAAAGTAAGGTGTCTCATAATATAAATTATTTTGAGACACCTTATTAAATATAAACAGTTTAGTATTTAATAAAATTAAGAGGTGTAAGTATGAATGGAGTTGTCATAGTAGCTGCTGGAACAGGCAGTAGAATGAACATGGGAATTAATAAACAGTTCATAAAACTTGAAGGAAAAGAAATTATATATTATACAATTGAAAAGTTCTATAAAAATGAAAATATAGATGATATTGTAGTTGTTGTAAAAGAAGATGAAGCTGAATTTTTTAGAAAAGAAATATTAGATAAATATAACTTTAAAAACATAAAACTAGCTTATGGTGGAAAAGAGAGACAGGACTCTGTTTATAATGGATTGAAATCATTAGATAAAAATTGTAATATTGTATTAATTCATGATGGTGCAAGACCTTTTGTTTCTAATAAAATAATAAATAAATCAATTGAAGAAGCTAAAGAAAATAAAGCTATAGTAGTAGGTGTACCAGTAAAAGATACTATAAAAGTTATAGATAATGATAAAAATATAGTAGATACTCCAAATAGAAATATATTATGGGCAGTTCAGACACCTCAAACTTTTGACTATAATCTACTTATAAAATCTTATGAAGATGCATTTAAGGATGGTTTCTATGGAACTGATGATGCTATGTTAGTAGAGAGAATAGGATATAAGGTAAAGATGGTAGAAGGTTCATACAATAATATAAAAATAACAACACAAGAAGACTTAGGTATAGGAAGTCAAATATTAAAAGTTCAAGAGTAATAGGAGGACAGATATGAGAGTTGGATTAGGATATGATGTACATAAATTAGTTGAAGGTAGAAAATTAATTATAGGTGGAGTAGATATTCCACATGAAAAAGGGCTATTAGGTCATTCTGATGCAGATGTATTAGTACATGCAGTAATGGATTCTATAATAGGAGCATTGGCGTTAGGTGATATAGGTAAGCATTTCCCGGATACAGACGAAAAATATAAAGGTGCAGATAGCATAAAACTATTAGAATTTGTGCAAAATTTAGTTGATGAAAAAGGTTACGCTATAGGTAATATAGACTGTACTATAATAGCCCAAAGTCCTAAGATGGCACCTCATATAGCTAATATGAGAGAAAATATAGCTAGAGCATTAAATACATCTATAGATAATATAAATGTAAAAGCAACAACAGAAGAAGGCTTAGGATTTACTGGAGCAAAAGAAGGAATAGCAGCTCAAAGTATTTGTTTATTAGTTAAAGTTGACAAGTAATATTAAATAATATAATATTAGTAAATATAAGATAACGCAAATATAGTAATAATACAATAGAATGTGTATATACTATGCATAAGATAGAAAAGCGATAATTAAGAAATAGTAAAAGATGAAATCTTTACAGAGAGGAAACAAGGGTGGAAGTTTCTAAGAGGAAGTCTTTGAACCAATCTTTTAGCTTAAAAACGGTAAAAAGTTTTTACGGGAGGGACCGTTATATCCCCTTAAAGAGAGCCTTTTTAGGCTAATTAGAGTGGTACCGCGGAAATTCAACCTTTCGTCTCTATACATAAGTATGGAGTCGAAAGGTTTTTTTGTGGAAAGAATTTACTATCTTAAAGATAAATTAATACAGGAGGAAATATAATATGAAAATGTCAAAAATGTTTATGCCAACATTAAGAGAAGTTCCAGCTGATGCAGAAATAACAAGTCATCAATTAATGTTAAGAGCTGGTATGATAAGAAAGATGGCATCAGGAGTATATAACCAATTACCTATGGGTATAAGAGTTTTCAATAAAATCCAAGGAATAATAAGAGAAGAATTAAATAAAAAAGGATGCCAAGAAATACTTTGTTCAGGTCTTATACCAGCAGAACTTTGGAAAGAGTCTGGTAGATGGGATGTAATGGGAGCTGAAATGATGAGATTAAAGGATAGAAATGATAGAGATTTCTGCCTTGGACCAACTCATGAAGAGGTATTCACAGATTTAATAAAGCAAGAAATAACTTCTTACAAGCAATTACCATTAAACTTATACCAAATACAAGTAAAATATAGAGATGAAAGAAGACCAAGATTTGGTGTAATGAGAACTAGAACTTTCACAATGAAAGATGCTTACAGCTTTGATACAGATGAAGCAGGATTAGATAAATCATACCAAGATATGTTTGAAGCATATACAAATATATTTGCAAGATGTGGATTAGATAACAGCCCAGTTCAAGCAGATACAGGAGCTATAGGTGGTTCAGTTTCAGCTGAGTTCATGGTTAAATCAGAAGTTGGAGAAGATGAAATAGTATTCTGTAGCGGATGTGACTATGCAGCTAATATGGAAAAAGCAGTAGCTGTAGTAGAAGAAGCTTCAACTGAAGAAATGAAAGAATTAAAAGAAGTACACACTCCAGGTGTACATACAATAGAAGAATTAGAAAACTTCTTTAAATTATCAGCTGATAAGTTTGCAAAAACTTTAGTATATGTAGCTGATGGTAAGACAGTTGTTGTAGTAGTAAGAGGAGATAGAGAAGTTAACGAAACTAAAGTAGGAAATGCTATAGGTGGAGTTGTTGAATTCGAACTTGCTAATGCAGAAGTAGTAAAAGCTGTAACTAATGCAGAAGTAGGATTTGCAGGACCAATAGGAATAAAAGCTGATTACGTACTTATAGACAATGAGGTGGCTAATGCTAGAAACTTAGTAGTAGGAGCTAATAAAACTGAGTACCATATAGAAAATGCTAACTACGGAAGAGATTTCGAAGGAACAGTAGGAGATTTCAGAAATGTAACTGAGCAAGATAAGTGTACTAAGTGTGGAAGTCATTTTGAAATAGCTAGAGGGGTAGAAGTTGGACATATATTCAAGTTAGGAACTAAATACTCTGAAGCTATGGGATGTAACTTCATAGATAAAGATGGTAAGTCTAAGCCAGTAGTAATGGGATGTTATGGAATAGGTGTAGAAAGAACAGCTGCAGCTATAATAGAACAACACCATGATGAAAATGGTATAACTTGGCCACTAGCAATAGCTCCATACCATGTTGTAGTTGTACCTGTTAATATAAAGAAAGCTGAGCATATGGAAGCTGCTGAAAAGATATACAACGAGTTACAAGCTATGGGTGTAGAAGTATTATTAGATGATAGAGATGAAAGAGCTGGAGTTAAGTTCAAGGATAGTGAACTTATAGGTATACCAATGAGAATTACTGTTGGTAAAGATATAGTAGATGGAAAAGTAGAATTCAAACTAAGAAAATCTGAAGATAAAGAAGTAATAGCATTAGATGAGATAAAATCAAGAGTTGAAGCTGAATTTGTAAAAAATAACGTAAAGTTAGGATAATTACAAAATAATTAAATAGTATATATAATCCACGGATTTATTAACATTTTAAGTTAAAATGTGGATATATATACTATTTTAATTTTCATAAAAAGTGAGTTATCAACAGATTATTTGGATAAAATATAAGTTGTATTTTTGAGCAACGGATGTATCCGTAGCGGAAGCAAGGATGTATCCGTAGCGGAAGCAAGGATATATCGTTGGCGAAATGAGCAAAGCGAATTTTTTATATTATTTGGATAAAATAACATTACAATAAAGGCTTATTTTGATATTATAGATACATATAGATATTTATAGGAGGTAAAGACATGAGTGTAAAAGTAAGATTTGCTCCAAGTCCAACAGGATTTGTACATATAGGTAGTTTAAGAACTGCTTTATACAATTACTTATTCGCAAAGAGAATGGGTGGAGAATATTTATTAAGAGTAGAAGATACAGACCAAACAAGATTAGTTGAAGGTGCAATAGAAAACATGCTTCAAGCTATGAACTGGGCTGGTGTTAACCACACTGAAGGTGTTATGTTAGATGAGAACGGAAATATAGTTCAAAAAGGAGAGAACGGTCCTTACATACAATCTCAAAGATTAGATATATACAAAAAATATATACAAGAATTATTAGATAGTGGAAAAGCTTACTACTGCTTCTGTACAAAAGAAAGATTAGATGATGTAAGAGAAAAGCAAAAAGAAGCTGGAGAAACTCCAAGATACGATGGTCATTGTAGAGATCTTACTGAAGAAGAAGTACAAGCTAAGATAGCTGCAGGAGAACCATACGTTATAAGATTAAGATTACCAGAAAATCATGTTATAAAGTTCAATGACTTAGTTAGAGGGGAAACAGAATTCAATACTAATGACTTAGATGATCAAGTATTAATAAAAACTGATGGATTCCCAACATATCACTTTGCTGTAGTTGTTGATGACCACTTAATGGAAATAACTCACGTTATAAGAGGAGAAGAATGGCTTTCTTCAACTCCAAAGCATGTTTACTTATATGAAGCATTTGGATGGGAGCCAACAACATTTGTACACTTACCAAACATACTTAATAAAGAAAAGAAAAAGTTAAGTAAGAGACATGGTGATGTTGCAGTTGAAGACTTCAAGAAAAAAGGATACTTACCAGAAGGTTTAGTAAACTATGTTGCATTAGTTGGATGGTCTCCAGAAGATAACCAAGAAATATTCTCTATGGAAGAATTAGAAAATGCATTCTCTATAGATAGAGTATCTAAGAGTGGTGGAGTATTTGACACAGAAAAATTAAACTGGGTTAACCAACATTATATAAAGGATGCAGATGATGCATACTTAACAGATTTAGCTATACCTTTCTTAGTTGAAGCTGGATTAATAAAAGAAGAAGATGCTGAATCTAAATATGAATTCATAAAAGGTATGGTATCAGTTCTTAAAGAAAAATTACAATATGTAAAAGAAATAACTGAACATGCTAATATATTCTTTGGAGATACTGTTGAATTAGAAACTGAAGAATGTAAAGAATTCTTAAACTTAGAACATATACCAACTTTAATAGATGCATTAGAAGCTAAAGTAGAAGCTGCAGAAGTAATAGATGAAGCTTTTGTTAAGGCAATGTTCAAAGAAATACAAAAAGAGCATGGAATAAAGGGTAAAAACTTATTCATGGGATCAAGAATAATATTAACTGGTCAAATGCATGGACCAGACCTTCCAAAAACTATGGAAGTTTTAGGAAAAGAAACTTGCTTAAATAGAATAAAATATGTAAAAAATAATATTTTATAGTTATGCAAAAAGTCCACTTAAATAAGTGGACTTTTTTATATAAGATATAGCTAAATTTTATAAAAATAGTCTATAA
Coding sequences within it:
- a CDS encoding ATP-dependent Clp protease ATP-binding subunit codes for the protein MYFSRFTQKSKKAIELSLECAKAFGDNIVDSEYLLLGLLKEGDGIAARVLIKLGITAKDIEEKIIELKGKKSTELNDVQLSSRSEEILAISGIFADKFKSEYIETEHILLGILQQGEGIAIDILNEADIDYKSIVELIIDMVGLENMKSSKSTQSNYPVKTQTSSKLLDKYGKNLTLVASQNKIDPVIGREKEIERAIQILSRRTKNNPVFIGDPGVGKTSVAEGLAVNIAKKNVPENLIGKVLYTLDMGSMLAGAKYRGEFEERIKQVVDEVVKNGNIILFIDELHTIIGAGSTGESTIDASNILKPVLSRGDIQIIGATTIDEYRKHIEKDSALERRFQPILITEPTKEETVKILEGLRERYETHHNVKITDEAINAAVDLSIRYITDRFLPDKAIDLIDESASRIRLREINVQKSMLKSNKDILSKEINDELNKHSNKNYDIEKSETVNQEVQTIKSTKENNYIGVVDKEIISEVVELWTGVPVNKIVEEEAERLLNLEEILHDRVVGQDQAVISISRAIRRSRAGLKDPKRPIGSFLFLGPTGVGKTELCKALAEVQFGDENQIIRLDMSEYMEKHAVSKLIGSPPGYVGYNEGGQLTEKVRRNPYSVILFDEIEKAHDDVFNILLQILDDGRLTDSKGRMVDFKNTILIMTSNVGATKINRGNKVLGFGANKDKDEEIKNQYDKMKDSIMGELKQKFKPEFLNRIDDIIVFHPLEECHIFEIVKLMTRDVIERLKSMNINLEMSEEAVKLIAQEGLDLEYGARPLKRAIQKELEDTLSEAILKGVVKKGSNVVAEIEDNNIVYKCKVL
- the radA gene encoding DNA repair protein RadA is translated as MAKIKTKYVCQECGYETSKWLGRCPECSKWNTLEEEVEQKGSNKEVFIIDKSSSKPLNINSIETKEEERFSTCINELDRVLGGGVVKGSLVLVGGDPGIGKSTLLIQVSSNVANSGKRVLYISGEESESQIKMRAQRLGINSDNLYIFAENNLSLIEAQLDNVKPDLIILDSIQTVYSPEITSAPGTVSQIKEGTSKFMKISKKMGISTFIVGHVTKEGSLAGPRLLEHMVDTVLYFEGERYNTYRLVRAVKNRFGSTNELGVFEMRDLGLVELENPSKILISEKPKDVAGSVIISTVEGTRPMLLEMQALVSPTSYGIPKRTATGVDFNRVGMLLAVLEKRVGLQIQNQDVYLNIVGGIKINEPSIDLGIVIAIASSFRNVPVDETIAVTGEVGLTGEVRAVSFIEKRIAECKKLGFTKIVIPRNNYEVVKDTKGIEIWPVDNLRQAINIVLGGNR
- the disA gene encoding DNA integrity scanning diadenylate cyclase DisA; its protein translation is MEDFLSNKNFIHALKMISPGTPLRQGLDNILKAKTGGLIVLAASEEIMEVVDGGFCINADYSPAYIYELAKMDGAIVLSGDIKKILFANAQLMPDYSIPTSETGTRHRTAERVAKQTGAIVIAISQRRNIITVYRGDKKYALEDISKILTKANQALQTLEKYKSVLDEAIINLNALEFNDLVTIYDVAIVIQKIEMVMRITNIIEKYVIELGEEGTLVKMQLEELMGTTKMDQKLIFKDYSKKNVEISDFKKKIKNLSSEDLLDLTNMAKLLGHSGFSENMDMTIKSRGYRILSKIHRLPSAIIDNLVNYFDNFQEILNASIEELDDVEGIGEIRATYIKNGLIKMKQLVLLDRHI
- a CDS encoding PIN/TRAM domain-containing protein: MIQKIIRGMIGIFGFVLGFTVYSSLANTFPVLLFGISNNAILISIVVGLIIGVIFYIIGPWVIDNFKYIAKLLDKEISKYPQTDILLGSIGLIIGLVIAYLVGGLINSIPIVGGILTFITYVFMGYLGIKIALKSKDDLFNISKLSRLAPSMKEKNSKKEQKSIPPKVLDTSVIIDGRIADICRTGFIEGKLIIPKFVLDELQHIADSSDDLKRVRGRRGLDILNIIQKEIDIEVEISEAKFDDIPEVDSKLLKLAQVLGGKVVTNDYNLNKVAQFQGVEVLNINELANAIKPVAIPGEEMVVQVVKEGKEHSQGIAYLDDGTMIVVDGGKKHMGETIKVLVTSVLQTPAGRMIFGKPKN
- the ispD gene encoding 2-C-methyl-D-erythritol 4-phosphate cytidylyltransferase; the encoded protein is MNGVVIVAAGTGSRMNMGINKQFIKLEGKEIIYYTIEKFYKNENIDDIVVVVKEDEAEFFRKEILDKYNFKNIKLAYGGKERQDSVYNGLKSLDKNCNIVLIHDGARPFVSNKIINKSIEEAKENKAIVVGVPVKDTIKVIDNDKNIVDTPNRNILWAVQTPQTFDYNLLIKSYEDAFKDGFYGTDDAMLVERIGYKVKMVEGSYNNIKITTQEDLGIGSQILKVQE
- the ispF gene encoding 2-C-methyl-D-erythritol 2,4-cyclodiphosphate synthase — its product is MRVGLGYDVHKLVEGRKLIIGGVDIPHEKGLLGHSDADVLVHAVMDSIIGALALGDIGKHFPDTDEKYKGADSIKLLEFVQNLVDEKGYAIGNIDCTIIAQSPKMAPHIANMRENIARALNTSIDNINVKATTEEGLGFTGAKEGIAAQSICLLVKVDK
- a CDS encoding proline--tRNA ligase — its product is MKMSKMFMPTLREVPADAEITSHQLMLRAGMIRKMASGVYNQLPMGIRVFNKIQGIIREELNKKGCQEILCSGLIPAELWKESGRWDVMGAEMMRLKDRNDRDFCLGPTHEEVFTDLIKQEITSYKQLPLNLYQIQVKYRDERRPRFGVMRTRTFTMKDAYSFDTDEAGLDKSYQDMFEAYTNIFARCGLDNSPVQADTGAIGGSVSAEFMVKSEVGEDEIVFCSGCDYAANMEKAVAVVEEASTEEMKELKEVHTPGVHTIEELENFFKLSADKFAKTLVYVADGKTVVVVVRGDREVNETKVGNAIGGVVEFELANAEVVKAVTNAEVGFAGPIGIKADYVLIDNEVANARNLVVGANKTEYHIENANYGRDFEGTVGDFRNVTEQDKCTKCGSHFEIARGVEVGHIFKLGTKYSEAMGCNFIDKDGKSKPVVMGCYGIGVERTAAAIIEQHHDENGITWPLAIAPYHVVVVPVNIKKAEHMEAAEKIYNELQAMGVEVLLDDRDERAGVKFKDSELIGIPMRITVGKDIVDGKVEFKLRKSEDKEVIALDEIKSRVEAEFVKNNVKLG
- the gltX gene encoding glutamate--tRNA ligase, yielding MSVKVRFAPSPTGFVHIGSLRTALYNYLFAKRMGGEYLLRVEDTDQTRLVEGAIENMLQAMNWAGVNHTEGVMLDENGNIVQKGENGPYIQSQRLDIYKKYIQELLDSGKAYYCFCTKERLDDVREKQKEAGETPRYDGHCRDLTEEEVQAKIAAGEPYVIRLRLPENHVIKFNDLVRGETEFNTNDLDDQVLIKTDGFPTYHFAVVVDDHLMEITHVIRGEEWLSSTPKHVYLYEAFGWEPTTFVHLPNILNKEKKKLSKRHGDVAVEDFKKKGYLPEGLVNYVALVGWSPEDNQEIFSMEELENAFSIDRVSKSGGVFDTEKLNWVNQHYIKDADDAYLTDLAIPFLVEAGLIKEEDAESKYEFIKGMVSVLKEKLQYVKEITEHANIFFGDTVELETEECKEFLNLEHIPTLIDALEAKVEAAEVIDEAFVKAMFKEIQKEHGIKGKNLFMGSRIILTGQMHGPDLPKTMEVLGKETCLNRIKYVKNNIL